The Fibrobacter sp. UWB4 genome includes a window with the following:
- a CDS encoding CDP-alcohol phosphatidyltransferase family protein, with protein MTEPENTSDVRLRSRVWSILRALIFVCVIIFIWEDWTTMACSFVGIALIMGWVNLFQLKSQEIEKPYYRLWLNTIDGFLQFIVMASIFARDLIQNENVEKILAVGCAVLLARLIAHTLFSLGVLREGKQLPRKRRWSKLANLSVTITMGVYLLNLENLQQIMMVVSILLIAASTAAYAYWYYRDPAHRKPLSIASQLTMSRIVLTPFFLWVFFYDNDLDYSNNNLVFKILALVMVLGFMLTDFLDGKLARSMGEVSTLGKYLDPFSDKISNMTIFMCFIATGYASVWMVALIYFRESSVETLRTLAASEGLIMPARRSGKWKTALQGIGIVAILLGAIEPVRALIPGFEGIWHQFPIIVMGIITAITLISGIDYFYASKHILKKFV; from the coding sequence ATGACAGAACCAGAAAATACTTCTGATGTTCGTTTGAGATCGCGCGTATGGAGCATTTTACGCGCACTCATCTTTGTCTGCGTCATAATCTTCATTTGGGAAGACTGGACCACGATGGCGTGTTCCTTTGTTGGTATCGCGCTCATCATGGGCTGGGTGAACCTGTTCCAGCTCAAGAGCCAGGAAATCGAAAAGCCCTACTACAGACTTTGGCTTAATACCATTGACGGTTTTTTACAGTTTATCGTGATGGCAAGCATTTTTGCCCGCGACCTGATCCAGAATGAAAATGTTGAAAAGATTTTAGCCGTCGGATGCGCCGTTTTGCTGGCGCGACTCATTGCGCATACCCTATTTTCGCTTGGAGTCCTCCGCGAAGGTAAGCAGCTCCCCCGCAAGCGCCGCTGGAGCAAGCTCGCCAATCTCTCCGTGACAATTACGATGGGCGTCTATCTATTGAATCTGGAAAACCTCCAACAAATCATGATGGTCGTTTCCATCTTGCTCATCGCCGCTTCTACCGCCGCATACGCATACTGGTACTACCGCGACCCGGCACATCGCAAACCTCTTTCAATCGCAAGCCAGCTCACCATGAGCCGCATTGTGCTTACGCCGTTTTTCCTCTGGGTGTTCTTCTACGATAACGATCTGGATTACAGCAACAACAATCTCGTGTTTAAAATTCTTGCGCTTGTAATGGTGCTGGGCTTTATGCTCACGGATTTTTTGGACGGCAAGCTCGCCCGCTCGATGGGCGAAGTCAGTACGCTCGGCAAGTACCTCGACCCGTTCAGCGACAAGATTTCGAACATGACGATTTTCATGTGCTTTATCGCAACAGGCTATGCCTCTGTTTGGATGGTCGCCTTGATTTACTTCCGTGAATCGAGCGTGGAAACACTCCGAACACTCGCCGCAAGTGAAGGCCTCATTATGCCGGCACGTCGCAGTGGTAAATGGAAAACAGCGTTGCAAGGGATCGGCATTGTCGCAATTCTCCTCGGAGCTATCGAACCTGTCCGTGCTTTGATTCCAGGATTCGAAGGGATTTGGCATCAGTTCCCCATTATTGTGATGGGGATCATAACAGCTATTACACTCATCAGCGGAATTGATTATTTCTACGCAAGCAAGCACATTTTGAAAAAATTTGTGTAA
- the mqnE gene encoding aminofutalosine synthase MqnE, whose product MSRISEQEALDLFLNAPLDELCARANAEKEARHGKSVYWVNNRQINYTNVCVLHCKFCAFSRIKKDSPTAYDWNYETIRDKAAEAISKGARELHIVGGLHPDHPFDYYIEMLRKLRKEFPSANLKAFTAVEICHFAKISGQTPEQIMATLKDAGLDALPGGGAEILVQSVRDKICPGKETGEEWLDVHRAAHKLGIPTNATMLFGHIEKIEDRIAHMKMLRDLQDEAPGFFAFIPLVYHPEHNALHKIVPNITSEEDILRTVAVSRLFLDNFPHIKAYWIQMGIETAMKALHAGASDLDGTIIEEKITHAAGATVPVGMSPERMKSLIIKEGLVPVERDALYERFS is encoded by the coding sequence ATGTCTCGCATTTCAGAACAAGAAGCTCTCGATTTATTTTTGAACGCACCGCTCGACGAACTTTGCGCACGCGCCAACGCCGAAAAAGAAGCGCGCCACGGCAAGTCCGTTTACTGGGTGAATAACCGCCAAATCAACTACACGAACGTGTGCGTGCTGCACTGCAAATTCTGCGCATTCAGCCGCATCAAGAAAGATAGCCCGACCGCTTACGACTGGAATTACGAAACCATCCGCGACAAGGCCGCCGAAGCAATCAGCAAAGGTGCCCGCGAACTGCACATTGTCGGCGGTCTCCATCCCGACCATCCTTTCGATTACTACATCGAGATGTTGCGCAAGCTCCGCAAGGAATTTCCATCCGCGAACTTGAAGGCATTTACCGCCGTCGAAATTTGCCACTTCGCGAAGATTTCTGGCCAGACGCCCGAACAGATCATGGCAACGCTCAAGGACGCAGGCCTTGATGCGCTCCCCGGCGGCGGCGCCGAGATTTTAGTACAAAGTGTACGCGACAAGATTTGTCCGGGCAAGGAAACTGGCGAAGAATGGCTCGATGTCCATCGCGCCGCGCACAAGCTCGGCATCCCGACGAACGCGACCATGCTCTTTGGGCACATCGAAAAGATTGAAGATCGCATCGCGCACATGAAGATGCTCCGCGACCTACAAGACGAAGCTCCAGGATTTTTCGCATTCATACCGCTCGTGTACCACCCGGAACACAATGCACTCCACAAGATTGTCCCGAACATCACAAGCGAAGAAGATATCTTGCGCACGGTCGCCGTCTCGCGCCTGTTCCTGGACAACTTCCCGCACATCAAGGCTTACTGGATCCAGATGGGCATTGAAACCGCGATGAAGGCGCTCCACGCCGGCGCATCGGATTTGGACGGCACGATTATCGAAGAGAAGATTACGCATGCCGCAGGCGCCACGGTTCCCGTGGGCATGAGTCCGGAACGGATGAAGAGCCTTATAATAAAAGAAGGCCTCGTTCCGGTGGAACGAGACGCCTTGTACGAAAGATTCTCGTAA
- the rfbD gene encoding dTDP-4-dehydrorhamnose reductase produces MKVLVTGVGGQLGHDVMNELAKRGYEGIGSDIAPSYSGVADGSAVTTMPYVPMDITNAAAVAETIKSVKPDVIVHCAAWTAVDLAEDEDKKAKVFAINAEGTENIARVAKEIDAKMVYISTDYVFNGRGTSPWKPDCKDYEPLNVYGESKLKGELAVSGTLEKYFIVRIAWVFGLNGKNFIKTMLKVGETHDTVRVVYDQIGTPTYTLDLSRLLVDMIETDKYGYYHATNEGGFISWYEFTKEIYKQAGLPTKVLPVTTAEYGLSKAARPFNSRLDKSKLVEAGFKPLPTWQDALGRYLKEIGVIA; encoded by the coding sequence ATGAAAGTTTTAGTGACGGGTGTTGGTGGCCAGCTGGGTCACGATGTGATGAATGAACTTGCAAAGCGCGGTTACGAGGGAATTGGTAGCGATATCGCTCCATCATATTCTGGTGTAGCCGACGGTAGCGCTGTGACCACGATGCCTTATGTTCCGATGGATATTACGAATGCAGCTGCGGTTGCAGAAACCATCAAGAGTGTGAAGCCTGATGTGATTGTGCATTGCGCTGCTTGGACGGCGGTGGACCTTGCCGAAGACGAAGACAAGAAGGCGAAGGTCTTTGCAATTAACGCCGAAGGCACGGAAAACATTGCTCGCGTTGCTAAAGAAATTGATGCAAAGATGGTCTACATCAGCACGGACTACGTGTTTAATGGCCGTGGCACTTCTCCGTGGAAACCGGACTGCAAGGATTACGAACCGCTCAACGTCTATGGCGAATCCAAGCTCAAGGGTGAACTTGCCGTAAGCGGAACGCTTGAAAAGTATTTCATTGTACGTATCGCCTGGGTGTTCGGCCTCAATGGCAAGAACTTCATCAAGACGATGCTCAAGGTGGGCGAGACTCACGATACGGTCCGCGTCGTTTACGACCAGATTGGTACGCCGACTTACACGCTCGACTTGAGCCGACTTCTCGTCGATATGATTGAAACGGACAAGTACGGTTATTATCACGCTACGAACGAAGGCGGATTCATCAGCTGGTATGAATTCACGAAGGAAATCTACAAGCAGGCTGGGCTTCCGACAAAGGTGTTGCCGGTGACGACTGCGGAATACGGTCTCTCGAAGGCGGCCCGTCCGTTCAATAGCCGCTTGGACAAGAGTAAACTCGTGGAAGCTGGCTTTAAGCCGCTCCCCACATGGCAAGATGCGCTTGGCCGTTACCTCAAGGAAATCGGCGTAATCGCGTAG
- a CDS encoding histidine phosphatase family protein yields the protein MHKISRISLAFTGAILSASLLAACGEDNPTNAFDKFMSSSSTTQSDPLSSVTPPGSSNDNQDPTSSAEATSSSAINPGDGTSSSDASVPPASSSEGSLDPTCVETPVATIAVDSIGLADIGDVFKSVRCNEKAVFVIRHGERSDAETGPETPLTHWVGEPDTIAGQPTDGVRQSIAVGKKLISADEFTYTHTKYVRTEQTCFYIAQGRGQQTFPHDSSEIYSISWYKKDKERYKYYEDSTKNVRLVIAGWAYDNLYADAFYDLTEKTNEIIKTHIAPDYASMNKFRVICSHDDFVLPLAVFASNGTVNFRFHDPASRHWPYFLSGVAVIIDNKNQIRYVPFKGLGIGAE from the coding sequence ATGCATAAAATTTCCCGTATTTCTTTAGCTTTTACCGGCGCCATCCTCTCCGCCTCGCTTTTAGCCGCCTGCGGCGAAGACAACCCGACTAACGCTTTCGACAAATTCATGTCAAGTTCCTCGACCACCCAGTCGGATCCTCTTTCAAGCGTTACGCCCCCCGGTTCTTCAAACGACAATCAAGACCCTACAAGTTCTGCCGAGGCCACATCTAGCTCTGCAATAAATCCAGGTGACGGCACCAGTTCCTCGGACGCAAGCGTTCCGCCTGCATCAAGTTCTGAAGGATCGCTTGACCCGACTTGCGTTGAAACGCCAGTCGCAACCATCGCCGTCGATTCCATCGGCCTCGCCGATATCGGCGACGTGTTCAAAAGCGTCCGCTGCAACGAAAAAGCTGTTTTTGTGATCCGCCACGGCGAACGCAGTGACGCAGAGACCGGTCCCGAAACTCCGCTTACCCACTGGGTAGGTGAGCCAGATACCATCGCCGGTCAGCCAACCGATGGCGTTCGCCAATCCATCGCCGTCGGTAAAAAACTCATCAGTGCCGACGAATTTACATACACGCACACCAAATACGTCCGCACAGAACAGACTTGCTTCTACATCGCACAAGGACGTGGGCAGCAGACATTCCCGCACGATTCTTCTGAAATTTATTCCATCAGCTGGTACAAGAAAGACAAGGAACGCTATAAATATTACGAAGACTCCACCAAGAACGTCCGTCTCGTTATTGCAGGCTGGGCCTACGACAATCTTTACGCCGACGCATTCTACGATTTGACTGAAAAAACGAACGAAATCATCAAGACGCATATCGCACCGGACTACGCATCTATGAACAAGTTCCGCGTCATTTGCTCCCACGATGACTTCGTCCTCCCCCTCGCCGTTTTCGCCTCGAACGGAACGGTGAATTTCAGATTCCACGATCCAGCTTCGAGACACTGGCCGTACTTCCTCTCTGGCGTTGCCGTCATCATCGACAACAAGAACCAAATCAGGTACGTGCCGTTCAAAGGACTTGGTATCGGAGCTGAATAG
- a CDS encoding 1,4-beta-glucanase: MFGKISLIGIATLAALATTANAEKYEWGNVRFDGGGFVSAIMPSPTVEGLIYARTDVGGIYRWDATSSRWIPLMDWISQNDVGLYGTEAFALDPQDPKKIYVLGGTGYFSKGRTAVLRSSDMGATWDTSYVEMLAHGNGMGRQTGEKLAVDPNKSNIVLCGSRTKGVYKSTDSGKTWTSLYKVALSTATESSLNGVNGVSFVMFDPAQGKLADGSTATIYIGTSETTDNLQVSHDGGATWEVIKGAPSGLMPHRAKIVDGSMYITFADGPGPYNISRGGVFKYNIKASTWTDITPFDDNEKEDGTIAHEKNNCSYGGIAIDPKDPKHIVVSTLGQYTGRHFFKDKTENYGDRIYVTTDGGENWTFGQHYGDGVNMDENGNNWIHGNAIHWAGSIEFDPFNNKKVWVTSGNGIFQTDDITAKVPVWKFQSVGIEETVPLDIVSIPGGPLVTAIGDYDGAVYTDIKKSSPRHTPIIGTTESMAYAPLSGSLLRTGIITVYGQYESINYNVMYRSEDMGATWDSVKTTLKGGKGLVVLSADGKVILHRPDQSATVYRSDDNGATWTAVETGTQTQYARIVADPVDPKTFYVMGAMGTLYKSTDAGKNFTAQDARLQNEQAGEYYNGAGLIRTVPKKEGHLWVPMDQAQVWQPKGFTEYGLAYTEDGGKSWNRCEGAKTAISVGIGKAKEGSDYETIFIWGAAKEGDPIGIYRSTDKCKTFERINDDAHQYGGPGNGNFVQGDMNTFGVVYMSTVGRGLVVGAPEGTEFVEVPPTSLNKVAHNIGKATLTQQNRTLQVNVPSESKLEVIALNGKTLLSADVNGNRSVSLKKIPNGKYIAKVVSANGKLLLKKAIAIK; this comes from the coding sequence ATGTTTGGTAAAATTTCATTGATCGGCATCGCCACTTTGGCAGCTCTCGCCACGACCGCTAACGCCGAAAAGTACGAATGGGGCAACGTCCGCTTTGATGGAGGCGGATTCGTGAGCGCCATTATGCCGAGTCCGACAGTCGAAGGTCTCATTTACGCGCGTACCGACGTGGGCGGCATTTACCGCTGGGATGCCACAAGCAGCCGTTGGATTCCGTTGATGGACTGGATCAGCCAAAACGACGTAGGCCTCTACGGCACCGAAGCTTTTGCACTCGACCCGCAAGACCCGAAAAAGATTTACGTGCTCGGCGGCACCGGCTACTTTAGTAAGGGCCGCACCGCTGTTTTGCGTTCCTCTGACATGGGCGCCACTTGGGACACAAGCTACGTGGAAATGCTCGCCCACGGTAACGGCATGGGCCGCCAGACGGGTGAAAAGCTCGCCGTGGACCCGAACAAGTCTAACATCGTCCTCTGCGGCAGCCGCACGAAGGGCGTTTACAAGAGCACGGACTCCGGCAAGACCTGGACAAGCCTCTACAAAGTTGCACTATCTACCGCAACCGAAAGCAGCCTCAACGGCGTAAACGGCGTAAGCTTCGTGATGTTCGACCCGGCACAGGGCAAACTCGCCGACGGCAGCACCGCAACAATTTACATTGGCACTTCCGAAACCACGGACAACTTGCAGGTCAGCCATGATGGCGGCGCCACCTGGGAAGTCATCAAGGGCGCTCCGAGCGGTCTTATGCCGCATCGCGCAAAGATTGTGGATGGCAGCATGTACATCACGTTCGCCGATGGTCCGGGTCCGTATAACATTTCTCGCGGCGGCGTTTTCAAGTACAACATCAAGGCCAGCACTTGGACCGACATCACCCCGTTTGACGATAACGAAAAAGAAGACGGCACCATCGCCCACGAAAAGAATAATTGCTCTTACGGTGGCATTGCCATTGACCCGAAGGATCCGAAGCACATCGTCGTTTCAACGCTCGGCCAGTACACCGGACGCCACTTCTTCAAGGACAAGACCGAAAACTACGGCGACCGCATTTATGTGACAACCGACGGCGGCGAAAACTGGACGTTCGGTCAGCACTACGGCGACGGCGTGAACATGGACGAAAACGGCAACAACTGGATTCACGGGAATGCCATCCACTGGGCAGGTTCCATTGAGTTCGACCCGTTCAACAACAAGAAAGTCTGGGTGACCAGCGGTAACGGCATTTTCCAGACCGATGATATCACCGCCAAGGTTCCCGTTTGGAAATTCCAGTCCGTGGGTATCGAAGAAACGGTTCCGCTCGACATCGTGAGCATTCCGGGTGGCCCGCTCGTCACGGCCATTGGTGACTACGACGGCGCAGTCTACACCGACATCAAGAAGAGTTCCCCGCGCCACACGCCGATTATCGGCACGACCGAAAGCATGGCATACGCTCCGCTTTCCGGCTCGCTCCTCCGCACGGGCATCATCACCGTTTACGGCCAGTACGAATCGATCAATTACAACGTCATGTACCGTTCCGAAGACATGGGCGCCACTTGGGATAGTGTGAAGACCACGCTCAAGGGCGGCAAAGGCCTCGTGGTTCTCTCCGCAGACGGCAAGGTCATCCTCCACCGCCCGGACCAGAGCGCAACCGTTTACCGCTCCGACGACAATGGCGCCACATGGACCGCCGTTGAAACCGGCACACAGACGCAGTACGCCCGCATCGTCGCAGACCCGGTAGATCCGAAGACGTTCTACGTGATGGGCGCAATGGGCACACTCTACAAGTCCACAGACGCCGGCAAGAACTTCACCGCACAGGACGCTCGTTTGCAGAACGAACAGGCTGGAGAATACTACAACGGCGCAGGCCTCATCCGCACCGTTCCTAAGAAAGAAGGACACCTCTGGGTTCCGATGGATCAGGCTCAAGTTTGGCAGCCGAAGGGCTTCACGGAATACGGTCTTGCTTACACGGAAGACGGCGGCAAATCCTGGAATCGCTGCGAAGGCGCCAAGACCGCAATCTCCGTTGGCATCGGCAAGGCTAAGGAAGGTTCTGACTACGAAACGATTTTCATCTGGGGTGCAGCCAAGGAAGGCGACCCGATCGGCATCTACCGCAGTACCGACAAGTGCAAGACCTTTGAACGCATAAACGATGACGCCCACCAGTATGGCGGTCCGGGTAACGGAAACTTCGTGCAGGGCGACATGAACACCTTCGGCGTTGTCTACATGAGTACAGTCGGCCGCGGTCTCGTGGTTGGCGCACCGGAAGGCACTGAATTTGTCGAAGTTCCGCCGACAAGCCTCAACAAGGTTGCACACAACATAGGCAAGGCGACGCTCACGCAGCAGAATAGAACTCTGCAAGTGAACGTTCCGAGCGAAAGCAAGCTCGAAGTTATCGCGCTGAACGGCAAGACGCTCCTCTCCGCAGACGTGAACGGCAACAGAAGCGTAAGCCTCAAGAAGATCCCGAACGGCAAGTACATCGCAAAGGTTGTCAGCGCAAACGGCAAGTTGCTCTTGAAAAAGGCTATTGCGATTAAATAA
- the tsaA gene encoding tRNA (N6-threonylcarbamoyladenosine(37)-N6)-methyltransferase TrmO yields MQELTFKIIARIKSDFREKFGIPRQSGLVQNLRSTIRFEPEFRNADALRGLEGFSHLWIMWIFSENIRSTWSPTVRPPRLGGNKRLGVFATRSSFRPNPVALSCVKIESINLDTPEGPEIIVSGADLMDGTPIVDIKPYLPYTDAHPEAVGGFADAVKQNKVHVKNPDALAKLSADKRTALIEVLEQDPRPAYQNDPERVYGFNFAEHEVKFKVVGDELEIISIA; encoded by the coding sequence ATGCAAGAACTGACGTTTAAAATCATTGCGAGAATCAAGAGCGACTTTCGAGAAAAGTTCGGCATCCCGCGACAGAGCGGGCTTGTGCAGAACTTGCGTTCCACGATACGCTTTGAGCCGGAATTCCGCAATGCCGATGCGCTCCGCGGTCTCGAAGGATTTAGCCACCTGTGGATCATGTGGATTTTTTCGGAGAACATCCGCAGCACATGGAGCCCGACCGTGCGCCCGCCAAGACTCGGCGGCAACAAGCGTCTCGGCGTTTTCGCCACGCGTTCGAGCTTCCGCCCGAATCCGGTCGCACTTTCTTGCGTGAAAATCGAAAGCATCAACCTAGATACGCCTGAAGGCCCGGAAATCATCGTCAGTGGCGCTGACCTCATGGACGGCACACCGATCGTCGATATCAAGCCGTACCTTCCCTACACGGACGCGCATCCCGAAGCAGTCGGCGGTTTTGCAGACGCCGTGAAGCAGAACAAAGTTCACGTCAAGAATCCCGATGCACTCGCAAAGCTAAGTGCAGATAAACGCACAGCACTTATTGAGGTATTGGAACAGGACCCGCGCCCCGCTTACCAGAACGATCCCGAGCGCGTTTACGGGTTCAACTTCGCAGAACACGAAGTCAAGTTCAAAGTCGTAGGCGACGAACTGGAAATTATTAGTATAGCGTAA
- a CDS encoding sialate O-acetylesterase: MAVSRVVSMFLGLELAVSSAFAAPDPNFHIYLAFGQSNMEGQGTIESKDKTVDSRFQMFSTIDNFNGRKLGTWNDAIPPLANKHGGLGPTDYFGRTLVERLDPQIKVGVVVVAVAGCSIVLFDPPVSDSYWSQQAGWFMDIVRDYGGDPYQRLVDMAKKAKEDGVIKGIIFHQGETDEGDSDWPNKVKKVYDRLVKDVGLDENIPFFAGEVPYNGSSKGTNNNIRKLPNKSKNFYLVSAEGLNDLDMLRIHFSSQGYRDFGKRYAEKVIEVLGDDLKPVSTESSSSEALSSSSEVSSSSMGSSGSTVGGFAIPNAVHTVSVGKVSFDGAFLRVPVSMAHSGVISVRLYSALGSEVAYANRLLSAGQGDVLISRKNISSGVYMISVVTASSHIVQRVNLQ; this comes from the coding sequence ATGGCTGTCTCGCGTGTCGTGAGCATGTTTTTGGGTTTGGAACTAGCCGTTTCATCGGCCTTTGCTGCGCCAGATCCTAATTTCCATATTTATCTCGCGTTTGGACAATCCAATATGGAAGGCCAAGGCACGATTGAAAGCAAGGACAAGACGGTTGATTCTCGTTTCCAGATGTTTTCGACGATTGATAACTTTAATGGACGCAAGCTCGGAACGTGGAACGATGCGATTCCGCCTTTAGCAAATAAGCACGGCGGTTTAGGCCCCACGGATTATTTTGGACGTACCTTGGTCGAAAGATTAGACCCCCAGATTAAGGTGGGGGTCGTCGTGGTCGCGGTTGCAGGGTGCAGCATTGTATTGTTCGATCCCCCGGTTAGCGATAGCTATTGGAGTCAGCAGGCGGGCTGGTTTATGGATATCGTCAGGGATTATGGTGGCGATCCTTACCAGCGTCTGGTCGATATGGCGAAAAAGGCAAAGGAAGACGGTGTCATCAAAGGAATCATTTTCCATCAGGGCGAAACGGATGAGGGTGACAGTGATTGGCCGAACAAGGTCAAGAAAGTCTATGACCGCTTGGTCAAGGATGTTGGGCTTGATGAAAACATTCCATTTTTTGCGGGTGAGGTTCCGTATAACGGCAGTTCCAAAGGGACGAACAACAACATCAGGAAGCTCCCGAACAAATCCAAGAACTTCTATCTCGTTTCTGCCGAGGGACTCAATGACCTAGACATGTTGCGTATCCATTTCTCGTCGCAGGGGTATCGTGATTTTGGCAAGCGCTATGCTGAAAAAGTGATAGAGGTTTTGGGGGATGACCTCAAGCCTGTCTCGACTGAATCCAGCAGTAGCGAGGCTTTGTCGAGTTCGTCTGAGGTTTCTAGCAGCAGTATGGGTTCTTCTGGTTCTACTGTAGGTGGATTTGCTATACCTAATGCCGTTCATACAGTGAGCGTTGGCAAAGTCTCTTTTGATGGGGCTTTCTTGCGTGTGCCTGTGTCTATGGCACATTCGGGTGTCATAAGCGTTCGTCTTTATTCTGCGCTTGGTTCCGAAGTGGCTTATGCAAACCGCTTGTTGTCCGCTGGGCAAGGCGATGTCCTGATATCTAGGAAGAATATTTCTTCTGGGGTTTACATGATAAGCGTGGTGACGGCTTCATCTCACATTGTGCAGCGCGTGAATTTACAATAA
- a CDS encoding sialate O-acetylesterase: MNVSRIVDLFLGMGLAVSSVFAAPDPNFHIYLAFGQSNMEGQGNIESQDRTVDERFRVLWSADNASCNQGASKGKWSTAKPPLAHCNNAKLGPTDYFGRTMVEKTDSKIKVGVIVVAVAGCSIQLFDKANYQNYINSVKNTQSWMTGYINQYGGNPYGRLIDMAKKAQEDGVIKGIIFHQGETDAGDGQWPSKVKKVYDNIIKDLGLENDIPFLAGEVLRTGSSKGANNNIAKLPQQSKNFYIVSSEGFNQALGDGQNVHFTAQEYRDFGKRYAEKMIEVLGDKLKPVSAEESSSSSETLSSSSEVSSSSAVSSSSTVGGIVIPNAARTLSVGKVSFVGGALQVPLSLSRSGVVNVRLYSVLGNEVANVSESVEQGTKTVSLSKRGLHSGVYVLNVQMGSASITKRIDLNR; this comes from the coding sequence ATGAATGTCTCACGGATAGTGGACTTGTTTTTGGGCATGGGCCTTGCTGTTTCTTCTGTTTTTGCAGCGCCAGACCCTAATTTTCACATCTATTTAGCGTTTGGTCAATCCAATATGGAAGGCCAGGGCAATATCGAAAGCCAGGATAGGACTGTCGATGAGCGGTTCCGGGTTCTTTGGTCTGCCGATAATGCGTCCTGTAACCAGGGGGCTTCCAAGGGCAAATGGTCCACGGCAAAGCCGCCTCTTGCGCATTGCAATAACGCAAAACTTGGCCCAACGGATTATTTTGGCCGCACGATGGTCGAAAAGACCGATTCCAAAATCAAGGTAGGCGTTATCGTTGTTGCTGTTGCGGGTTGCAGCATCCAGTTGTTTGATAAGGCAAATTACCAGAATTACATCAATTCGGTCAAGAATACCCAGAGCTGGATGACGGGATATATCAATCAATACGGTGGAAACCCTTATGGCCGTCTGATCGATATGGCAAAAAAGGCCCAGGAGGATGGCGTCATTAAGGGAATCATCTTCCATCAGGGTGAAACTGATGCCGGCGATGGCCAATGGCCTTCCAAGGTGAAGAAAGTCTATGACAATATCATTAAGGATCTTGGGCTGGAAAATGACATTCCTTTCCTTGCGGGCGAGGTCCTGCGTACCGGTTCGAGCAAGGGCGCGAATAACAACATTGCAAAACTCCCGCAGCAGTCGAAAAACTTTTATATCGTTTCGTCCGAGGGCTTTAACCAGGCTCTTGGTGATGGACAGAATGTCCATTTTACGGCTCAGGAATACCGCGATTTTGGCAAGCGTTATGCCGAGAAGATGATTGAAGTTCTTGGTGACAAGCTTAAGCCCGTTTCTGCTGAAGAGTCTAGCAGCAGTAGCGAGACTTTGTCGAGTTCGTCTGAGGTTTCTAGCAGCAGTGCGGTCTCTTCTAGTTCCACCGTTGGTGGGATTGTTATCCCCAATGCGGCCCGTACATTGAGTGTGGGGAAGGTCTCTTTTGTGGGTGGTGCTTTACAGGTCCCGCTGTCCCTTTCCCGTTCTGGCGTGGTGAATGTTCGTCTTTATTCCGTGCTTGGCAATGAAGTTGCGAATGTCAGCGAGTCTGTTGAACAGGGAACGAAAACGGTTTCTCTTTCCAAGAGGGGCTTGCATTCTGGTGTTTATGTGCTAAATGTCCAGATGGGTTCTGCAAGTATTACCAAGCGTATTGACTTGAATCGCTAG